GTGGAACAAGCTCTTCGCCGACGGTGCCGATATCCAGCGCTACCACCTGTCGGTGGTGGACCGCTTGGGCTTACGCAAGCACTTCCAGGGCGGCAGCGCCGTTACCGCGGAACGCTGGAACGAGGGCGGCAGCCACTGGGAACTCACCGTCGCTGGGAAGCCAACGGTGCGCGCCCGGTATGTCATCAGCGCCGTGGGTGGATACATCGACACCAAACCCGGCCCGGATATCCCGGGCCTCGGCGACTTTCGCGGCAGAATCATGCGGCCCAACGCGTGGGACCACTCATACGACTACGCGGGTAAGCGCGTCGCGGTGATCGGTACCGGCTCCAGCGGCATCCAGATCGCCCCCGCAGTCGCGGAAACTGCCGCGTCGGTCACCACCTTTCAGCGCACCCCCGCATGGATCATTCCCAAACCCAACCCGAGTATCTCGGCCCGCGGGCAGCGGATTCTCGGCGCGCCGTTTGTGCTGACAGTCATCAACGCGCTGATCATCGGATCGATGGACGCCGCTCAGGCGGTGCTGTTCCATCTGCTGCCGCTGCTACCGGAATCGCTGCTGCGCAAGATGATTCCTCGATACGACGATATGGCGCGCAGGTGGTATCGCAAACTGCTGGCGGACACCGTCCGCGATCCGGCTCTGCGTGAGGCTTTGATGCCAAGCTACGGAATTCTGGCACGGCGCACCATCTTGTCCAATGACTTCCTGCAGGCCGTGGACGCCGGCGCGGTCCGACTGATCACCGACCCGATCTCACGGATCACCGAGAATGGTGTCGAGACGGCAGATGGCACCCATCATGATGTCGACCTTTTGGTATTGGCGACCGGATATGAGATCTACACGGATCCGGAACATTACCGGCCCGGAACCGTGCGGGGCCGCGGCGGATTCGACCTGGGTGAGTACTACCGCGACCACGAAATGCGGACCTACGGCGGCGCGGCACTGCCGGGCCTGCCCAACCGGTGGGTGTTGGTGGGACCCGAGGGCAACCAGGGGCAGGGGTGGCACGCCATGGTGGAGGCCAACGCGCGTCACGCCGCCCGGGTCATCGCAGAATCCGTGCGGACCTGCCGAGAGATCGCGGAAGTACGCCAACGTGCCTTTGACGCATGGGTGCGGCGGATGGCCCATCAGAGCAAGGCGATCCGGTTGTACGCGACCGACTGCCAACCGCCACTGAACACCTACTTCGTCAACTCAAAGGGGGAGGCACGCTACTACCGGCCCCAAACCGTAAGCGAAATGAACTGGTTCTCCACGCATTCCCGACTCTCCGACTACTCATTTCGTCCGGCATCTATCCAAGCGAGGGCTTCCCATGGAAAAAGATCAGAACAGTCAGCCTGATAAACCACTGGCCGGCCGGGTCGCATACATCACCGGGGCGGGGCGCGGGCAGGGCCGCGCACACGCCATCCGGTTGGCCGCCGATGGTGCCGACATCGTGGCCATCGACAGCTGTGACAAGCCCTCGCCCTATAACGAATACCCGGCCACCACCGCCGAAGACTTCGACAAGACCGTCTCCGCGGTACGGGAACTGGGCCGTGAGATCGTCGCAGAACGTATCGACGTAAGGGACCTCGCCGGACAGCAGAAGGTGATCAACGAAGCGATCACCCGGTTCGGTCGGCTGGACATCGTGGTCGCCAACGCCGGCATCGCGAGCTGGGCGCGGCTGTGGGAGATCGAGGCCGACCAGTGGCGCGACGTCATCGACGTCAATCTGACCGGTGTGTGGAACACCATCAAGGCAGCGGTCCCCGCAATGATCGAAGCGGGCAACGGTGGGTCCATCATCACGGTCAGCTCATCGGCCGGGATCAAGGCCATGCCCGGCTGCGGCCACTATGTGGCCGCTAAATTCGGTGTTGTGGGTTTGACGAACTCGCTGGCGGTTGAGCTGGGGGAGTACGGGATTCGAGTCAACTCCATCCACCCGTACGGAACCAACACGCCGCTGGCAGCCGACGAGTCGGTGCTGCGGATGTTCGAGAAGTACCCGGGTTATCTGCAGAGCTTTAGCCAGACACTGGTGGACAACGACAGGCTCGTCGAACCTGCCGAAATCGCCGAGGTGGTGGCATGGCTCGCCGGCGACGCATCCGGTGTCATGACCGGCGCCCAGATTCCCGTCGACAAGGGGTACTTGAAGCGATGACCACGTGCCCGTTCGCACCCGGATTCGATTTCACCGACCCGGACCTCATCCAGCAGCGCATCCCCGCCGAGGAGTTCGCGTATCTCCGCGAGACCGAACCCATCTGGTGGAACGCCCAGCCCAGGGGAGTGGCCGGATTCGACGACGACGGCTACTGGGTAGTGACCAAACACAGTGACGTCAAAGAGATATCGCGGCTCAACGAAGTCTTCTCCAACAGCCTGAACACCACAGTGGTGCGCTACAACGAGGACATCACCGCCGAGCAGCTGGATATCCAGCGCGAGAATCTGCTGATCGACATGGATGAGCCGAAACACCGCATCCTGCGGCGCATCGTGTCACCGCTGTTTACCCCCAAGGCCGTCAACGGATTACACGAACGGCTGGTGGTGCGCGCCAGGGGCATCGTGGAAGCTGCCGCCGAAAAGTCCAGCGGCAACTTCGTGTCCGATATCGCCTCGGTGCTTCCCATGCATGCCATCGCGGATCTGGTGGGTATCCCGGAGTCGGACCGCCAACAGGTGCTGGACTGGACGAACCAGATGTTCGCCTACGACGACCCTGCGATCGGTAAAGATACGGCCACCACCGCAACTGTCTCTATGCTGGGCTACGCCTACGCGATGGCAGAAGAGCGACAACTGAATCCGCGCGACGACATTCTCACCGGATTGGTCCAGGGCGCGTACGAGGACCGCCCACTCACCCCGCTGGAGTTCGCCTACTTTGTCATCCAGCTCATGGTCGCGGGGAACGAGACCTCTCGTAACGCCATCACACATGGGGTACTGGCCTTCGCCGACAACCCCGCACAGTGGGAGCT
This genomic window from Mycobacteroides chelonae contains:
- a CDS encoding flavin-containing monooxygenase; this translates as MSDIDYQVAIIGAGPGGIAAAHYLRRRGIDDFVILDRADDFGGTWRDNTYPGLAVDIPVLFYQLSFARTGRWNKLFADGADIQRYHLSVVDRLGLRKHFQGGSAVTAERWNEGGSHWELTVAGKPTVRARYVISAVGGYIDTKPGPDIPGLGDFRGRIMRPNAWDHSYDYAGKRVAVIGTGSSGIQIAPAVAETAASVTTFQRTPAWIIPKPNPSISARGQRILGAPFVLTVINALIIGSMDAAQAVLFHLLPLLPESLLRKMIPRYDDMARRWYRKLLADTVRDPALREALMPSYGILARRTILSNDFLQAVDAGAVRLITDPISRITENGVETADGTHHDVDLLVLATGYEIYTDPEHYRPGTVRGRGGFDLGEYYRDHEMRTYGGAALPGLPNRWVLVGPEGNQGQGWHAMVEANARHAARVIAESVRTCREIAEVRQRAFDAWVRRMAHQSKAIRLYATDCQPPLNTYFVNSKGEARYYRPQTVSEMNWFSTHSRLSDYSFRPASIQARASHGKRSEQSA
- a CDS encoding mycofactocin-coupled SDR family oxidoreductase — translated: MEKDQNSQPDKPLAGRVAYITGAGRGQGRAHAIRLAADGADIVAIDSCDKPSPYNEYPATTAEDFDKTVSAVRELGREIVAERIDVRDLAGQQKVINEAITRFGRLDIVVANAGIASWARLWEIEADQWRDVIDVNLTGVWNTIKAAVPAMIEAGNGGSIITVSSSAGIKAMPGCGHYVAAKFGVVGLTNSLAVELGEYGIRVNSIHPYGTNTPLAADESVLRMFEKYPGYLQSFSQTLVDNDRLVEPAEIAEVVAWLAGDASGVMTGAQIPVDKGYLKR
- a CDS encoding cytochrome P450, whose protein sequence is MTTCPFAPGFDFTDPDLIQQRIPAEEFAYLRETEPIWWNAQPRGVAGFDDDGYWVVTKHSDVKEISRLNEVFSNSLNTTVVRYNEDITAEQLDIQRENLLIDMDEPKHRILRRIVSPLFTPKAVNGLHERLVVRARGIVEAAAEKSSGNFVSDIASVLPMHAIADLVGIPESDRQQVLDWTNQMFAYDDPAIGKDTATTATVSMLGYAYAMAEERQLNPRDDILTGLVQGAYEDRPLTPLEFAYFVIQLMVAGNETSRNAITHGVLAFADNPAQWELYRECRPQTTADEIIRWASPIIAFQRTALQNVDLGGVRIQKGQRVGMFYASANFDEDVFDDPFTFNIERDPNPHLAFGGHGIHYCLGANLARLEIGIMFDAMADRLPDLMPTGEATRFRSGWINGVVSLPASYRG